From Micromonospora echinospora, one genomic window encodes:
- a CDS encoding lasso peptide biosynthesis PqqD family chaperone translates to MSFALRAGLTWAETEYGGVLLDTVDGQYWTLNVTGARVLAGLLAGAEPDEVVTRLTAEFDGDAAEVAGDVPTLVAELEAAELVVRR, encoded by the coding sequence ATGAGCTTCGCCTTGCGCGCCGGCCTGACCTGGGCGGAGACCGAGTACGGCGGCGTGCTGCTGGACACCGTCGACGGGCAGTACTGGACGCTCAACGTGACCGGGGCGCGGGTGCTCGCCGGCCTGCTGGCCGGCGCGGAACCCGACGAGGTCGTGACCCGGCTGACCGCCGAGTTCGACGGCGACGCCGCCGAGGTCGCCGGGGACGTGCCGACCCTGGTCGCCGAACTGGAGGCCGCCGAACTGGTGGTCCGCCGGTGA
- a CDS encoding lasso peptide biosynthesis B2 protein codes for MTTERTVAYRPEALGPRRRLLVRVVVLAARLLATRSPATIRRVLHRLARGARPATRAEAAAARRDTVRTSAFCAGPLGCLPRSIATVLLCRLRGGWPTWRVGARVHPPFGAHAWVEVDGAAVDEPYPDGFHVPLLTVAVADRPVPR; via the coding sequence GTGACCACCGAGCGGACCGTGGCGTACCGGCCGGAGGCGCTGGGCCCGCGACGGCGGCTGCTGGTCCGCGTCGTGGTCCTCGCCGCCCGGCTGTTGGCCACCCGGTCCCCGGCGACCATCCGCCGGGTGCTGCACCGGCTCGCCCGGGGTGCCCGCCCGGCCACCCGCGCCGAGGCCGCCGCCGCGCGGCGGGACACCGTGCGGACCAGCGCCTTCTGTGCCGGCCCGCTCGGCTGCCTGCCCCGGTCCATCGCCACCGTGCTGCTGTGCCGGCTGCGCGGCGGGTGGCCCACCTGGCGGGTGGGGGCCCGGGTGCATCCGCCCTTCGGCGCGCACGCCTGGGTCGAGGTGGACGGGGCGGCGGTGGACGAACCCTATCCGGACGGCTTCCACGTCCCGCTGCTGACCGTGGCGGTGGCGGACCGGCCGGTGCCACGGTGA
- a CDS encoding NAD-dependent epimerase/dehydratase family protein, whose translation MNLTGVRVAVTGASGFCGSVVARAAEAAGARVWCLGRRPGPVGRHVPWDASRQVPDLAGADVVVHLAAAVGDPVPGPAAERAYRAVNVDGTARLLDAVGDRPLVWVSSASVYRPGGAGPVDEEHPVDGQLTAYGRTKAAGERLALAAGAVVLRPRAVYGPGDPHLLPRLLAARRGRWLPVPGPDVWLSLTAVENLADACLAASAWPGGAYNVADDRPYSRDAVLRGVLAATGSPARLAHLPVGLANAAATVATTVARLTRRPPLLTRYAVDQLARGVVLDIGRARARGYRPDRTFDDYLGHLGG comes from the coding sequence GTGAACCTGACCGGCGTACGGGTCGCGGTCACCGGGGCGAGCGGGTTCTGCGGCTCCGTCGTGGCGCGGGCCGCCGAGGCGGCGGGAGCCCGGGTGTGGTGCCTCGGCCGACGCCCGGGACCGGTCGGCCGGCACGTGCCGTGGGACGCCTCCCGGCAGGTCCCCGACCTCGCCGGGGCGGACGTGGTGGTCCACCTCGCGGCGGCGGTCGGCGACCCGGTGCCGGGCCCGGCGGCCGAACGCGCCTACCGGGCGGTCAACGTGGACGGTACGGCCCGGCTGCTCGACGCCGTCGGCGACCGTCCGCTGGTCTGGGTGAGCAGCGCCAGCGTCTACCGGCCCGGGGGAGCGGGGCCGGTCGACGAGGAGCATCCGGTCGACGGTCAGCTCACCGCGTACGGGCGCACCAAGGCCGCCGGGGAACGGCTCGCCCTGGCGGCTGGTGCGGTGGTGCTGCGTCCCCGGGCGGTCTACGGGCCGGGCGACCCGCACCTGCTGCCCCGGCTCCTCGCCGCCCGCCGGGGGCGGTGGCTGCCGGTGCCCGGTCCGGACGTGTGGTTGAGCCTCACCGCGGTGGAGAACCTGGCCGACGCCTGCCTGGCGGCGTCCGCCTGGCCGGGCGGGGCGTACAACGTCGCCGACGACCGGCCGTACTCGCGTGACGCGGTCCTGCGCGGGGTGCTCGCGGCGACCGGCAGTCCGGCGCGCCTGGCCCACCTGCCGGTGGGTCTGGCGAACGCCGCGGCGACCGTGGCGACCACCGTGGCCCGGTTGACCCGCCGGCCGCCGCTGCTGACCCGGTACGCGGTCGACCAGCTCGCCCGGGGGGTGGTCCTCGACATCGGCCGGGCCCGCGCCCGGGGGTACCGGCCGGACCGGACCTTCGACGACTACCTGGGCCACCTCGGCGGGTGA
- a CDS encoding S1 family peptidase has protein sequence MRLSGSPLRHVTATAVAGVLVIGSLTGAPAQAAPETAASPDQAAKLAATLGDRSAGTYAQADGSMVVTVTDEAAAKKVRAAGATPKLVTRGADDLKRATTELDRSARIPGTAWWTDPATNQVVVSVDSTVTGAKLKRVEAVAERLGGTVRVERESGVLSTRAAGGEAIYAEGGGRCSLGFNVRSGDTHYFLTAGHCTDITGNWYADSGQSALLGTGGTGSFPGDDYGIVQHTAASAADGSVYLYDGTTRDITGAADAYVGQSVERSGSTTGLHNGTVQALDATVNYAEGTVTGLVRTTVCAEPGDSGGALVSGSTALGLTSGGSGNCSTGGTTYFQPVTEALSVYGVEII, from the coding sequence ATGCGACTCTCCGGGTCCCCGCTGCGCCACGTCACCGCCACCGCGGTGGCCGGTGTGCTGGTCATCGGCTCCTTGACCGGCGCACCCGCTCAGGCCGCCCCCGAGACAGCCGCTTCCCCCGACCAGGCCGCCAAGCTGGCGGCCACCCTCGGCGACCGCTCCGCCGGGACGTACGCCCAGGCTGACGGCTCGATGGTCGTCACCGTCACCGACGAGGCCGCCGCGAAGAAGGTCCGCGCGGCCGGCGCCACCCCCAAACTGGTGACCCGGGGGGCCGACGACCTGAAGCGGGCCACCACCGAACTCGACCGCTCGGCCCGGATCCCCGGCACCGCGTGGTGGACCGACCCGGCGACCAACCAGGTGGTCGTCTCCGTCGACAGCACGGTCACCGGCGCGAAGCTCAAGCGCGTCGAAGCGGTCGCCGAACGGCTCGGTGGCACGGTCCGCGTCGAGCGCGAGTCCGGGGTGCTGAGCACCCGGGCCGCCGGTGGCGAGGCCATCTACGCCGAGGGCGGCGGACGCTGCTCCCTCGGCTTCAACGTCCGTAGCGGTGACACCCACTACTTCCTCACCGCCGGCCACTGCACCGACATCACCGGCAACTGGTACGCCGACTCCGGGCAGAGCGCCCTGCTCGGCACCGGCGGGACCGGCAGCTTCCCCGGCGACGACTACGGCATCGTGCAGCACACCGCCGCGTCCGCCGCCGACGGCAGCGTCTACCTCTACGACGGCACCACCCGGGACATCACCGGCGCCGCGGACGCCTACGTCGGTCAGTCCGTGGAGCGCTCCGGCAGCACCACCGGCCTGCACAACGGGACGGTCCAGGCGCTCGACGCCACGGTGAACTACGCCGAGGGCACCGTCACCGGCCTGGTCCGCACCACCGTCTGCGCCGAGCCCGGCGACAGCGGCGGCGCGCTGGTCAGCGGCTCCACCGCGCTCGGCCTGACCTCCGGCGGCAGCGGCAACTGCTCCACCGGCGGGACCACCTACTTCCAGCCGGTCACCGAGGCGCTGAGCGTCTACGGCGTCGAGATCATCTGA
- a CDS encoding peptidase M23, producing the protein MRTAMLSAVVLLAATPAAAAAAPAGDVTTAVAARLLGQASVTADPYLRTADADDTRITVTRRDGRNWAFGTAVVVAPHVEDAYPKGSVFVAHRDRSGWQVAFDGEAGFAELAEDAPSTVVSAREKKVFAAPSPGTMLANGDMRTGMRLPYAVGQTWSYTGGPHGWGGSELPYSSIDLAGGDQRVLAARGGTAYTMCRGWIRVIHDRGYSTDYYHLWNSINVNGAGVGEGAYLGDTGTDVTCGGAAYGRHVHFGLRQNNAYVQIHDHNLGKWVFMKGSAAYQGYALHGSTRVNTGGGLYNYGALGFNQAVVDANGGGSVNKRTGPGTGYAVAGSVGDGATVTISCSRNGTTHTGRYGSTALWNRLSDGTWVSDAFVWSGLNGPVNGWC; encoded by the coding sequence GTGCGGACGGCCATGCTCTCCGCCGTCGTCCTCCTCGCCGCCACCCCGGCCGCCGCGGCAGCCGCCCCGGCCGGTGACGTCACCACGGCGGTGGCCGCCCGGCTGCTCGGCCAGGCGTCCGTCACCGCCGATCCGTACCTGCGCACCGCCGACGCGGACGACACCCGGATCACCGTGACCCGGCGCGACGGCCGGAACTGGGCCTTCGGCACCGCCGTCGTCGTCGCCCCGCACGTGGAGGACGCGTACCCGAAGGGCTCGGTCTTCGTCGCCCACCGGGACCGCTCCGGCTGGCAGGTCGCCTTCGACGGCGAGGCCGGCTTCGCCGAACTCGCCGAGGACGCCCCGTCCACCGTCGTGTCGGCCCGGGAGAAGAAGGTGTTCGCCGCGCCGTCGCCGGGGACGATGCTCGCCAACGGTGACATGCGCACCGGTATGCGCCTGCCGTACGCCGTCGGCCAGACCTGGTCGTACACGGGTGGACCGCACGGATGGGGTGGCAGTGAACTGCCGTACAGCTCCATCGACCTGGCCGGCGGCGACCAGCGGGTGCTCGCCGCGCGCGGCGGCACCGCCTACACCATGTGCCGGGGCTGGATCCGGGTCATCCACGACCGGGGCTACTCCACCGACTACTACCACCTCTGGAACAGCATCAACGTCAACGGGGCGGGCGTTGGCGAGGGCGCGTACCTCGGCGACACCGGCACCGACGTCACCTGCGGCGGCGCCGCGTACGGCCGGCACGTGCACTTCGGTCTGCGGCAGAACAACGCGTACGTGCAGATCCACGACCACAACCTCGGCAAGTGGGTGTTCATGAAAGGTTCCGCCGCCTACCAGGGGTACGCCCTGCACGGGTCGACGCGGGTCAACACCGGCGGCGGGCTGTACAACTACGGCGCGCTCGGCTTCAACCAGGCCGTCGTCGACGCCAACGGCGGCGGCTCGGTGAACAAGCGCACCGGCCCCGGCACCGGATACGCGGTGGCCGGCTCGGTCGGCGACGGCGCGACGGTGACCATCTCCTGCTCGCGCAACGGCACCACGCACACCGGCCGGTACGGCTCCACCGCGCTGTGGAACCGGCTCAGCGACGGCACCTGGGTCAGCGACGCCTTCGTGTGGAGCGGCCTGAACGGTCCGGTCAACGGCTGGTGCTGA
- a CDS encoding cytochrome P450, whose protein sequence is MTDPSVSADRRHPGPGRGRRRDRRVYLRRYPVLFTLLAATRRWPVLRIGRTVLVHDSDAYLAALTRIPLDRLAAGTVGGTARRLGTDGLLFDQEGAGHRHARRTLADGLGPAGVAELRPVWTGVLRERLAPLGDGAAVDLVPVVAELAGATTAALLGVDVDPLALADAARRAAATAAAEHLPGPRRPGSARAARRAVADLADLLGLPPQRAALAGMLAVAAVNTTVAGIPRAVAWCADDRLWDAAADADTRDVLVDELLRVTAPTPLLPRVAAGAGTAAGCPVRSGDRLLLVARHAAGAHRSGPDCAAPAPTRTARLVFGAGAHSCPGARLARAQLADVLAALAPYRPVVVSARADGRAALPSWARLVVRAAG, encoded by the coding sequence GTGACTGATCCGAGCGTCTCCGCCGACCGGCGGCACCCGGGGCCGGGCCGGGGGCGACGCCGGGACCGCCGGGTCTACCTGCGCCGCTATCCGGTGCTGTTCACCCTGCTCGCCGCCACCCGCCGCTGGCCGGTGTTGCGGATCGGCCGGACCGTGCTGGTGCACGACTCGGACGCCTACCTCGCGGCGCTGACCCGGATTCCGCTGGACCGGCTCGCCGCCGGCACCGTGGGCGGCACCGCCCGCCGGCTCGGCACCGACGGTCTCCTCTTCGACCAGGAGGGCGCCGGGCACCGGCACGCCCGCCGGACGCTCGCCGACGGGCTCGGCCCGGCCGGGGTCGCCGAACTCCGTCCGGTCTGGACGGGGGTGCTGCGCGAGCGCCTGGCCCCGCTGGGCGACGGCGCGGCGGTGGACCTGGTGCCGGTGGTGGCCGAGCTGGCCGGTGCCACCACGGCGGCGCTGCTCGGGGTGGACGTCGATCCGCTCGCCCTGGCCGACGCCGCCCGCCGCGCGGCCGCCACGGCCGCCGCCGAGCATCTGCCCGGCCCGCGCCGGCCCGGTAGCGCCCGCGCCGCCCGCCGCGCCGTCGCCGACCTGGCCGACCTGCTCGGCCTGCCTCCGCAGCGGGCCGCGCTGGCCGGCATGCTCGCCGTCGCGGCGGTGAACACCACGGTGGCCGGCATCCCCCGGGCGGTGGCCTGGTGTGCCGACGACCGGCTCTGGGATGCCGCGGCCGACGCCGACACCCGGGACGTGCTCGTCGACGAACTGCTGCGGGTCACCGCGCCGACTCCGCTGCTGCCCCGGGTGGCCGCCGGTGCCGGCACGGCGGCCGGATGTCCGGTCCGGTCCGGGGACCGGCTGCTGCTGGTCGCCCGGCACGCCGCCGGGGCGCACCGGTCCGGACCGGACTGTGCCGCGCCCGCGCCCACCCGGACCGCCCGGCTGGTCTTCGGGGCGGGGGCGCACTCCTGCCCCGGCGCCCGGCTGGCCCGGGCGCAGCTCGCCGACGTCCTCGCCGCCCTGGCGCCGTACCGGCCGGTGGTGGTGTCGGCCCGTGCCGACGGGCGGGCCGCGCTGCCCAGCTGGGCGCGCCTGGTGGTCCGGGCTGCCGGGTGA
- a CDS encoding glycosyltransferase family A protein — protein MTALWVVVPAYNEVTRIGATLDALAVQSDREFTLLVVDNASTDGTADVVRRFAAWSPVPTLLIEERQKGVGAAVDTGFRYAIAHGATLIARTDADCLPRPGWVAAARRALTAGAAMACGRIEARRDEHGPLGRAGFRCVVTVAATFGRLRPAHRGPGYRAPYRMHAGNNMAITARAYLAAGGMPRRPSPTDREFLNRVRRVTDAIVHERTMVVENSTRRLRAYGLLRSAAWYLDRGSGQLSPDPR, from the coding sequence GTGACCGCGCTCTGGGTGGTGGTGCCCGCGTACAACGAGGTCACCCGGATCGGTGCCACGCTCGACGCGCTGGCCGTGCAGAGCGACAGGGAGTTCACCCTGCTCGTGGTGGACAACGCCTCCACCGACGGCACCGCCGACGTGGTCCGCCGGTTCGCGGCCTGGTCGCCGGTGCCGACCCTGCTGATCGAGGAGCGGCAGAAAGGCGTCGGCGCGGCCGTGGACACCGGCTTCCGGTACGCCATCGCGCACGGGGCGACCCTGATCGCCCGGACCGACGCCGACTGCCTGCCCCGACCCGGATGGGTGGCCGCCGCCCGCCGCGCGCTCACCGCCGGGGCGGCCATGGCGTGCGGCCGGATCGAGGCCCGCCGCGACGAGCACGGCCCGCTCGGCCGGGCCGGGTTCCGCTGCGTGGTCACCGTCGCGGCCACCTTCGGGCGGCTGCGTCCCGCCCACCGTGGCCCCGGCTACCGGGCCCCGTACCGGATGCACGCGGGCAACAACATGGCCATCACCGCGCGCGCCTACCTCGCCGCCGGCGGGATGCCCCGCCGGCCGTCCCCGACCGACCGGGAGTTCCTCAACCGGGTCCGTCGGGTCACCGACGCGATCGTCCACGAGCGGACGATGGTGGTGGAGAACTCGACCCGGCGGCTGCGCGCGTACGGACTGCTGCGCAGCGCGGCCTGGTACCTGGACCGGGGCAGCGGCCAACTCTCCCCGGACCCGCGCTGA
- a CDS encoding MauE/DoxX family redox-associated membrane protein — MTALYLGWICRGAVLVVFAVAVFGKVRDRAAFGEFRRATAALSGVRADRAGVVAVVVVAAEAAVVGGLATDPTAPWAFAVAAVLLGAFSVALWRALRAGVVVPCRCLGVTSTAGGGLPVVRNLLLLALVAVGLWATGPGGGGDLPPPAGVPVCLAGAAVLAGVLLRLDQLADVFTARL; from the coding sequence GTGACGGCGCTCTACCTGGGGTGGATCTGCCGGGGCGCGGTCCTGGTCGTCTTCGCCGTGGCGGTGTTCGGCAAGGTACGCGACCGGGCGGCCTTCGGCGAGTTCCGCCGGGCCACCGCGGCGCTGTCCGGGGTGCGCGCGGACCGGGCGGGCGTGGTCGCGGTGGTCGTGGTCGCCGCCGAGGCGGCCGTCGTCGGGGGACTCGCGACCGACCCGACCGCGCCGTGGGCCTTCGCGGTCGCGGCGGTGCTGCTCGGCGCGTTCAGCGTCGCCCTCTGGCGTGCCCTGCGCGCCGGGGTGGTGGTGCCGTGCCGGTGCCTGGGCGTGACCTCGACCGCCGGCGGTGGCCTGCCGGTCGTCCGGAACCTCCTGCTGCTCGCCCTGGTGGCGGTCGGACTCTGGGCCACCGGGCCGGGCGGTGGCGGCGACCTGCCGCCGCCGGCCGGGGTGCCGGTCTGCCTGGCCGGCGCGGCGGTCCTGGCCGGCGTGCTGCTGCGGCTGGACCAACTCGCCGACGTGTTCACCGCCCGTCTCTAG
- a CDS encoding TlpA family protein disulfide reductase gives MSALVATVVLLAVVCAGHTSLLVAVVRRLRIQAELLADVEERGLPARALPAGAAVGAFSVTDTDGRVFSAGDPSGPTLVAMLNPTCGSCRRLRREFGTVAARWPGGRSRVVVVVTGPSATAAYARRLAPTARIVVDAAGAVRDAFSVTAFPAIFVVASTGELSWTGRWAHSVPRHPTDPTPVYGQALM, from the coding sequence GTGTCCGCCCTCGTCGCCACCGTCGTGCTGCTCGCGGTCGTCTGCGCCGGCCACACCTCCCTGCTGGTGGCCGTCGTGCGACGGCTGCGGATCCAGGCCGAACTCCTCGCCGACGTCGAGGAGCGCGGCCTGCCGGCCCGGGCGCTCCCGGCCGGGGCCGCCGTCGGCGCGTTCTCGGTCACCGACACCGACGGACGGGTGTTCTCCGCCGGAGACCCGTCGGGGCCGACGCTGGTGGCGATGCTGAACCCGACCTGTGGTTCGTGTCGTCGGCTGCGACGGGAGTTCGGCACGGTCGCCGCGCGTTGGCCGGGCGGGCGGTCCCGCGTCGTGGTGGTGGTGACCGGACCGTCGGCGACGGCGGCGTACGCCCGGCGGCTGGCCCCGACGGCCCGGATCGTGGTGGACGCCGCCGGGGCGGTGCGCGACGCGTTCTCGGTGACCGCCTTCCCGGCGATCTTCGTTGTCGCGTCCACCGGCGAGTTGAGCTGGACCGGGCGGTGGGCGCACTCGGTGCCGCGTCATCCGACCGACCCCACCCCTGTATATGGACAAGCATTGATGTGA
- a CDS encoding class I adenylate-forming enzyme family protein → MLDELAATLRRRPDAPAVLTATASGRPRVRATRGDLADLADGYAAALHHHGLVAGDTLGVAVRPGPRSLAVLLAAHRLGLRVAVLDPSAGPEVLTARLALARPALVVADAAAQAVAGWARPLAGRARLALPRLTDLGPVRTVGRRLPGCAPALRPRPGPAPTPVDDDGDAVIIFTSGTTSRPRAVVHRRSGLDAGMRAVADLVRPRPDQPVLGGTFFVLIPALASGAPVALPARSPRRLAGQLDRLRPQASYLTPPQVRALLAEGPRLSGRFYSGSAPVSATLLDRVRQAGADEAWGVYALTELFPAAAVESAEKSAFTGAGDLVGSPLPGVRTRIGTDGRLLLAGPGQAHRYLGEPPAEWVDTGDVARYDGERLVLAGRSKDMVLRRAVNIYPGLYEPGLHVPGVNLAVLVGVPAGDGDERLVAVVEPEPGVDPDRLRRCLDPVLTRMGAARPDALVVATVPTSGRSRKPDRAAAAALAAARTGHAEPAGRRYRRD, encoded by the coding sequence GTGCTCGACGAACTGGCCGCCACCCTCCGCCGCCGTCCGGACGCCCCGGCGGTGCTCACCGCCACCGCCTCCGGCCGACCCCGGGTCCGTGCCACCCGGGGCGACCTGGCCGACCTCGCCGACGGTTACGCCGCCGCCCTGCACCACCACGGGCTGGTCGCCGGGGACACCCTCGGGGTGGCGGTGCGCCCCGGTCCCCGGTCGCTGGCGGTCCTGCTCGCCGCGCACCGGCTCGGACTGCGGGTGGCGGTGCTCGACCCCTCCGCCGGTCCCGAGGTGCTCACCGCGCGGCTGGCCCTGGCCCGTCCCGCCCTGGTCGTCGCGGACGCCGCCGCCCAGGCGGTCGCCGGCTGGGCCCGACCGCTGGCCGGCCGCGCCCGGTTGGCGCTGCCCCGGCTGACCGACCTCGGGCCGGTCCGCACCGTCGGTCGCCGGCTGCCCGGCTGCGCCCCGGCGCTGCGGCCCCGCCCGGGACCGGCCCCCACGCCCGTCGACGACGACGGCGACGCGGTGATCATCTTCACCTCCGGCACCACCAGCCGACCCCGGGCGGTGGTCCACCGCCGCTCCGGTCTGGACGCCGGCATGCGGGCCGTCGCCGACCTGGTCCGGCCGCGACCGGACCAGCCGGTGCTCGGCGGCACCTTCTTCGTGCTGATACCCGCCCTGGCCAGCGGCGCCCCGGTCGCGCTGCCGGCCCGGTCACCCCGGCGGCTCGCCGGTCAGCTGGACCGGTTGCGTCCCCAGGCCAGTTACCTCACCCCGCCGCAGGTGCGGGCCCTGCTGGCCGAGGGGCCCCGGCTCAGCGGCCGGTTCTACAGCGGCTCCGCCCCGGTGAGCGCCACCCTGCTCGACCGGGTCCGGCAGGCCGGCGCGGACGAGGCCTGGGGGGTGTACGCGCTGACCGAACTCTTCCCGGCCGCCGCCGTCGAGTCGGCCGAGAAGTCCGCCTTCACCGGTGCCGGCGACCTCGTCGGGTCGCCGCTGCCGGGCGTACGGACCCGGATCGGGACGGACGGTCGACTGCTGCTCGCCGGGCCGGGCCAGGCGCACCGCTACCTCGGTGAGCCGCCGGCCGAGTGGGTGGACACCGGGGACGTGGCCCGCTACGACGGTGAACGCCTCGTCCTGGCCGGCCGGAGCAAGGACATGGTCCTGCGCCGTGCCGTCAACATCTATCCCGGACTGTACGAGCCGGGGCTGCACGTGCCCGGGGTCAACCTGGCGGTGCTGGTCGGCGTGCCGGCCGGCGACGGGGACGAGCGGCTGGTCGCCGTGGTCGAACCCGAACCGGGGGTCGACCCGGACCGGTTGCGCCGCTGCCTCGACCCGGTGCTGACCCGGATGGGGGCGGCCCGCCCCGACGCGCTTGTCGTCGCGACGGTGCCGACCTCCGGCCGGTCCCGGAAACCGGACCGGGCCGCCGCGGCGGCCCTGGCCGCCGCCCGTACCGGGCATGCCGAACCGGCCGGCCGGCGGTACCGTCGTGACTGA
- a CDS encoding 3-oxoacyl-ACP synthase III family protein has translation MTDPTSPLDRPRGRVGITAVGASLPDQVVPTAELQHRIAEASGLPLPAGLLTRMTGITSRRIAADDEYASTLAVRAARAALAAAGREPEEVDLLLFASATRDMVEPATAHIVQAELGGHAHALDVTNACNSFLNGIDLARSSILAGRARRALVVTGETPTRAMRTRITDLDEARRAFAGYTFGDAGAAVLVEPVDRGGILDVDTETWSAHWTVGGIPGGGSRHPRGDEHTYFAGDGRTLRDVFEKIGPDILHRVRHRTGLDWSDYARVLVHQVTLPYLDRFVEVTGVPKDKLVVTVAELGNLASATLGVQLARVEAALRPGERVLFIGLGGGVSLMTMVWEKS, from the coding sequence ATGACCGACCCCACGTCACCCCTCGACCGGCCCCGGGGACGGGTGGGCATCACCGCGGTCGGTGCCAGCCTCCCGGACCAGGTCGTGCCCACCGCCGAACTCCAACACCGGATCGCCGAGGCCAGCGGCCTGCCCCTGCCGGCCGGGCTGCTCACCCGGATGACCGGGATCACCTCCCGCCGGATCGCCGCCGACGACGAGTACGCCTCCACCCTCGCCGTCCGCGCCGCCCGGGCGGCGCTCGCCGCCGCCGGACGCGAGCCGGAGGAGGTGGACCTGCTGCTCTTCGCCTCGGCCACCCGGGACATGGTCGAGCCGGCCACCGCCCACATCGTGCAGGCCGAACTGGGCGGCCACGCGCACGCCCTGGACGTCACCAACGCCTGCAACAGCTTTCTCAACGGCATCGACCTGGCCCGTTCCAGCATCCTCGCCGGTCGCGCCCGTCGGGCCCTGGTGGTGACCGGGGAGACCCCGACCCGGGCGATGCGCACCCGGATCACCGACCTCGACGAGGCCCGTCGCGCCTTCGCCGGCTACACCTTCGGGGACGCGGGCGCGGCCGTGCTGGTGGAGCCGGTGGACCGGGGCGGAATCCTCGACGTCGACACCGAGACGTGGTCCGCGCACTGGACGGTGGGCGGCATCCCCGGCGGCGGCTCCCGGCATCCGCGCGGCGACGAGCACACCTACTTCGCCGGCGACGGGCGTACCCTGCGGGACGTCTTCGAGAAGATCGGACCGGACATCCTGCACCGGGTCCGGCACCGCACCGGCCTCGACTGGTCCGACTACGCGCGGGTGCTGGTGCACCAGGTGACCCTGCCGTACCTCGACCGGTTCGTCGAGGTGACCGGCGTGCCGAAGGACAAGCTGGTGGTCACCGTCGCCGAGTTGGGCAACCTGGCCAGCGCCACGCTCGGCGTCCAGCTCGCCCGGGTCGAGGCCGCGCTGCGCCCCGGGGAACGGGTGCTGTTCATCGGCCTCGGCGGCGGGGTCAGCCTGATGACCATGGTCTGGGAGAAGTCGTGA